From Pseudomonas sp. LS1212, the proteins below share one genomic window:
- a CDS encoding 2-aminoethylphosphonate--pyruvate transaminase — protein sequence MSTAAPILLTPGPLTTSTRTRQAMMVDWGSWDNSFNQLTASLCEQLLAIINGADSHHCVPLQGSGTFAVEAAIGTLVPRDGKVLVLINGAYGQRLAKICKVLGRDFSTFETAEDEPTTPADVDRLLRADSSITHVALIHCETSTGILNPLPEIAHVIAQHGKRLIIDAMSSFGALPIDARDVPFDALIAASGKCLEGVPGMGFVFANKASLAKAEGNSHSLAMDLHDQFTYMAKTGQWRFTPPTHVVAGLHEALLQYNEEGGLPARHQRYANNCQVLLDEMARLGLRSFLPAAIQAPIIVTFHAPKDPRYQFKEFYERVKAKGFILYPGKLTQVETFRVGCIGCVNEGEMHAAVNAVAEVLREMEVLEI from the coding sequence ATGAGTACTGCTGCCCCAATCCTGCTTACCCCTGGCCCACTGACCACTTCGACCCGTACGCGGCAGGCGATGATGGTGGATTGGGGTTCATGGGACAATTCCTTCAACCAGTTGACCGCCAGCCTCTGCGAGCAACTGCTGGCCATCATCAACGGTGCCGACAGCCACCACTGCGTGCCTCTGCAAGGCAGCGGCACCTTCGCCGTGGAAGCCGCCATCGGCACCCTGGTGCCACGCGACGGCAAGGTACTGGTGCTGATCAACGGCGCCTACGGCCAGCGCCTGGCCAAGATCTGCAAGGTCCTGGGGCGTGACTTCAGCACTTTCGAAACCGCCGAAGACGAGCCAACCACCCCGGCCGACGTCGACCGCCTGTTGCGCGCCGACAGCAGCATCACCCACGTAGCGCTGATCCACTGCGAAACCAGCACCGGCATCCTCAACCCTCTGCCCGAAATCGCCCACGTCATTGCCCAGCACGGCAAGCGCCTGATCATCGATGCCATGAGCTCCTTCGGCGCACTGCCGATCGATGCCCGCGATGTACCTTTCGATGCCTTGATCGCCGCCTCCGGGAAATGCCTGGAGGGTGTGCCCGGCATGGGCTTCGTTTTCGCCAACAAGGCTTCGCTGGCCAAGGCCGAAGGCAACTCCCACTCGCTGGCCATGGACCTGCACGACCAGTTCACCTACATGGCCAAGACCGGCCAATGGCGCTTCACTCCGCCGACCCACGTCGTCGCTGGCCTGCACGAAGCGCTGCTGCAATACAACGAAGAAGGCGGCCTGCCGGCCCGGCATCAACGCTATGCCAACAACTGCCAGGTCCTGCTCGATGAAATGGCCAGGCTCGGCCTGCGCAGCTTCCTGCCCGCCGCGATCCAGGCGCCGATCATCGTCACCTTCCACGCACCGAAGGATCCGCGCTACCAGTTCAAGGAGTTCTACGAGCGGGTCAAGGCCAAGGGTTTCATTCTCTACCCCGGCAAGCTGACCCAGGTCGAGACCTTCCGCGTCGGCTGCATCGGCTGTGTCAACGAGGGCGAGATGCACGCCGCCGTGAACGCCGTGGCCGAGGTGCTGCGCGAAATGGAAGTTCTGGAAATCTGA
- the phnX gene encoding phosphonoacetaldehyde hydrolase, producing the protein MNYNNPTKLQAAILDWAGTVVDFGSFAPTQIFVEAFGEFDVEVSIDEARGPMGMGKWDHIRTLCDQPQISERYRKVFGRTPSDDDVTAIYNRFMPLQIEKIATHSALIPGALDTITQLRKDGIKIGSCSGYPAVVMQKVVELAATNGYVADHVVATDEVPNGRPWPAQALANVIALGIDDVAACVKVDDTVPGILEGRRAGMWTVALVCSGNALGLTYEGYRALGSDTLDAERKRIHALFEGSRPHYLIDTINDLPEVIADINRRLAAGEMPQSA; encoded by the coding sequence ATGAACTACAACAACCCTACCAAACTCCAGGCTGCGATCCTTGACTGGGCTGGCACTGTCGTCGACTTCGGCTCCTTTGCGCCGACCCAGATTTTCGTTGAAGCCTTCGGCGAGTTCGACGTAGAGGTTTCCATCGACGAAGCCCGCGGCCCGATGGGCATGGGCAAGTGGGATCACATCCGCACCCTGTGCGACCAGCCGCAGATCAGCGAGCGCTATCGCAAGGTCTTTGGCCGTACGCCGAGCGACGACGATGTCACTGCCATCTACAACCGCTTCATGCCGCTGCAGATCGAAAAGATCGCCACGCATTCGGCACTGATCCCCGGCGCTCTGGACACCATCACCCAGCTGCGCAAGGACGGCATCAAAATCGGCTCCTGCTCCGGCTACCCTGCCGTGGTCATGCAGAAAGTCGTCGAGCTGGCCGCCACCAACGGCTATGTCGCCGATCACGTAGTTGCCACCGACGAAGTCCCCAACGGCCGCCCATGGCCAGCCCAGGCCCTGGCCAACGTGATCGCTCTGGGCATCGATGATGTCGCTGCCTGCGTCAAGGTCGATGACACGGTACCTGGCATCCTCGAAGGCCGCCGCGCCGGCATGTGGACCGTCGCCCTGGTGTGCTCCGGCAACGCCCTGGGCCTGACCTACGAGGGCTACCGCGCCCTGGGCTCGGACACGCTCGATGCCGAACGCAAGCGTATCCACGCCCTGTTCGAAGGCTCGCGTCCACACTACCTGATCGACACCATCAACGACCTGCCGGAAGTGATCGCCGACATCAATCGTCGTCTGGCCGCCGGTGAAATGCCTCAGTCGGCCTGA
- a CDS encoding NADPH-dependent FMN reductase, whose translation MSKAYSVAVLVGSLRQDSINRKVANVLVELAPVSLDLKFVEIRDLPLYNEDLDANPPAAYNAFREQISSSDAVLFVTPEYNRSVPGGLKNAIDVGSRPYGKSAWNGKPGAVITVSPGAVGGFGANHNVRQSMVFLNVPCMQQPEAYVGGAGTLFDEAGRLVDRSRDFLQKFIDAYALWVEQHKKL comes from the coding sequence ATGAGCAAAGCCTATTCGGTGGCCGTGCTGGTCGGCAGTTTGAGACAAGACTCCATCAACCGAAAAGTCGCCAACGTCCTGGTGGAGCTGGCCCCGGTCAGCCTCGATCTGAAGTTTGTCGAGATCCGTGACCTGCCGCTCTACAACGAGGATCTCGACGCCAACCCGCCGGCGGCCTATAACGCCTTTCGCGAGCAGATCAGCTCGAGCGATGCCGTGCTGTTCGTGACCCCGGAATACAACCGCTCAGTGCCCGGCGGGCTGAAAAATGCCATCGACGTCGGCTCGCGCCCCTATGGGAAAAGTGCCTGGAATGGCAAGCCGGGTGCGGTCATCACTGTTTCGCCGGGTGCGGTCGGCGGGTTTGGTGCCAATCACAATGTGCGTCAGTCGATGGTGTTTCTCAATGTCCCCTGCATGCAGCAGCCCGAAGCCTATGTGGGTGGGGCGGGTACGCTGTTCGACGAAGCCGGCAGGCTGGTGGATAGATCCAGGGATTTTCTGCAAAAATTTATCGATGCCTATGCCCTGTGGGTAGAACAGCACAAGAAGCTGTGA
- a CDS encoding D-amino acid dehydrogenase — MKHIVVMGAGVIGLTSAYALLQAGHVVTLLEAGDEVGQGSSFANGGQLSYRYVSPLADAGIPLKALGWMLRGEQAPLRLRLAMDPAQWRWLLAFMLACRRSVNRRNTAALLELALLSQQVLKQWRETGELGEFAWRANGKLVIHRQRQGFDMARRQLVDAQNQQVLSAAQCVQAEPALGELKGSLAGGILSSGDEVADCHLFCQRLLVQMQRSPHFQLRTGYCVRDWHRMGERLSAVSSENGEKIEADHFVLATGLASVPLLAKLKVRASLYPLKGYSLSLPLLDQAGAPQLSVTDFDNKVVYARLDQRLRVAAMVDLVGYDLSLELSRLQAIRQLAEATFPRAGNYQQAECWAGLRPATPTGVPLVGPGPLANLWLNIGHGALGFTLAAGSAGRLAGFITAWVRG, encoded by the coding sequence ATGAAACACATCGTGGTCATGGGTGCCGGGGTGATCGGATTGACCAGCGCTTATGCATTGCTGCAGGCCGGGCATGTCGTCACGTTGCTGGAAGCCGGCGATGAGGTGGGGCAGGGCAGCAGTTTTGCCAATGGCGGCCAGCTCAGCTACCGCTACGTATCGCCGCTGGCCGACGCCGGCATTCCATTGAAGGCCCTGGGCTGGATGTTGCGGGGTGAGCAGGCGCCTCTGCGGCTGCGGCTGGCCATGGACCCGGCGCAGTGGCGCTGGCTGCTGGCGTTCATGCTGGCATGCCGGCGTTCGGTCAACCGCCGCAACACCGCGGCCTTGTTGGAGCTGGCCCTGCTCAGCCAGCAAGTCTTGAAGCAATGGCGTGAGACCGGTGAGCTGGGCGAATTCGCCTGGCGGGCCAATGGCAAGCTGGTCATCCATCGGCAGCGCCAGGGGTTCGACATGGCACGCCGGCAATTGGTCGATGCGCAAAATCAGCAGGTCTTGAGCGCGGCGCAATGTGTTCAGGCTGAACCGGCATTGGGTGAGCTAAAAGGATCGCTGGCGGGGGGCATTCTCAGCAGCGGCGATGAGGTGGCTGACTGCCATTTGTTTTGTCAGCGCCTGCTGGTGCAGATGCAACGCTCGCCTCATTTTCAGCTGCGCACGGGCTACTGCGTTCGGGACTGGCATCGCATGGGCGAGCGATTGAGTGCCGTATCGAGTGAAAACGGAGAGAAAATCGAGGCCGATCATTTCGTTCTCGCCACCGGGCTGGCCAGCGTGCCGCTGTTGGCAAAGCTCAAGGTGCGTGCATCGTTGTATCCGCTCAAAGGCTACAGCTTGAGCCTGCCACTGCTGGATCAGGCCGGTGCACCGCAATTGAGCGTGACCGATTTCGACAACAAGGTGGTATATGCGCGGTTGGACCAGCGTTTGCGGGTCGCGGCGATGGTCGATCTGGTGGGGTATGACTTGAGTCTGGAACTGAGCCGGCTACAAGCGATCCGTCAATTGGCCGAGGCGACTTTCCCTCGGGCCGGAAATTACCAGCAGGCCGAGTGCTGGGCCGGCCTGCGCCCGGCGACGCCCACCGGGGTGCCGTTGGTCGGCCCAGGACCGCTAGCGAACCTGTGGCTGAATATCGGGCACGGTGCGTTGGGCTTCACCCTGGCCGCCGGTAGTGCAGGGCGGCTGGCGGGCTTTATTACTGCTTGGGTTCGCGGATGA
- a CDS encoding LysR substrate-binding domain-containing protein: MRLRHIEVIQAILQTGNLSAAAQLLHISQPAVSKTLQHAEQQLGFLLFARVRGKLQPTREALELQGEINHLYEDLDRVRRLASSLRQHQDQPLRVVCTPALAQELLPQSVAALRRRFRETPCNLSSQHTREIVRSLLLRESELGLSLHSPDHPAIQCVELAAGKLQLLAPHGWLQLRHKYIGLQELAGQTMVGLDGQDPLSLLLDAKLQALQPPPLIQTRVQTYQMMRSMVEAGEGLAVVDPFTAIGAKAAGLDVCPISPAIPVTLYALTLSECAPSPALKALLEIITEKAQAMLGR, from the coding sequence ATGCGACTACGCCACATCGAAGTGATCCAGGCGATCCTGCAAACCGGTAACCTCAGCGCTGCCGCGCAATTGCTGCATATTTCCCAGCCCGCCGTGAGCAAGACCCTGCAACACGCCGAGCAACAACTTGGCTTCCTGTTGTTCGCCAGGGTGCGGGGCAAGCTCCAGCCAACCCGTGAAGCCCTTGAGTTGCAGGGAGAGATCAATCACCTGTACGAAGACCTCGATCGTGTCCGGCGCCTGGCCAGCAGCCTGCGCCAGCATCAGGACCAGCCGCTGCGCGTGGTCTGTACGCCGGCCCTCGCACAGGAGCTCCTGCCGCAAAGCGTCGCCGCCTTGCGTCGGCGTTTTCGCGAGACGCCGTGCAACCTGTCCAGCCAGCACACGCGGGAAATCGTTCGCAGCCTGCTGCTGCGCGAAAGCGAGCTGGGCTTGAGCCTGCATAGCCCGGATCATCCCGCCATCCAATGCGTCGAACTGGCCGCGGGCAAATTGCAATTGCTGGCACCACACGGCTGGTTGCAGCTGCGCCATAAATACATCGGCCTGCAGGAACTGGCCGGCCAGACCATGGTGGGTCTCGACGGCCAGGACCCATTGAGCCTGTTGCTGGACGCAAAGTTGCAGGCCCTGCAGCCACCTCCGCTGATCCAGACCCGGGTACAGACTTACCAGATGATGCGCAGCATGGTCGAAGCCGGCGAAGGCCTGGCGGTCGTCGACCCCTTCACCGCCATCGGCGCCAAGGCCGCCGGGCTGGACGTCTGCCCGATCTCACCGGCAATCCCGGTGACCCTTTACGCCCTGACCCTCAGCGAGTGCGCGCCCTCGCCGGCACTGAAGGCATTGCTGGAGATCATCACGGAGAAGGCCCAGGCAATGCTGGGTCGCTAG
- a CDS encoding GNAT family N-acetyltransferase, translating into MHPPNPDVSIRVADDSFTDYILDSEFGFSVGGYAIAALDKRVENWAVEQVEPYRKCYGIDPEEFRSYRDSADSAVFMAYLQGKAVGHVVVSTNWNGLAHIDELAVDAAARRCGVARALLDVACFWSRKKQLPGVMLETQNNNLGACRLYQDYGFVLGGIDRMRYRGIDSETEEVALFWYLMF; encoded by the coding sequence ATGCATCCACCCAATCCCGACGTCAGCATCCGGGTCGCCGATGACAGCTTCACCGACTACATCCTCGACAGTGAGTTCGGCTTCAGTGTCGGCGGTTATGCAATTGCGGCGCTGGACAAGCGGGTCGAGAATTGGGCGGTGGAGCAGGTCGAGCCCTACCGCAAATGCTATGGCATCGATCCGGAAGAGTTTCGCAGCTACCGCGACTCGGCCGACAGTGCCGTGTTCATGGCCTATCTCCAGGGCAAGGCGGTAGGGCATGTGGTGGTCAGCACCAACTGGAATGGGCTGGCCCATATCGACGAGTTGGCTGTCGACGCAGCGGCACGGCGCTGTGGCGTTGCCCGCGCATTACTGGATGTAGCCTGCTTCTGGAGCCGCAAGAAGCAGCTGCCAGGCGTCATGCTCGAGACCCAGAACAACAATCTGGGCGCGTGCCGCCTGTACCAGGATTACGGCTTCGTACTAGGAGGGATCGATCGGATGCGCTACCGGGGCATCGACTCTGAAACCGAGGAAGTGGCGTTGTTCTGGTATCTCATGTTCTAG
- the dnaQ gene encoding DNA polymerase III subunit epsilon, with translation MAQRSVVLDTETTGMPVTDGHRIIEIGCVELMGRRLTGRHFHVYLQPDRESDEGAIGVHGITNEFLVGKPRFVEVADEFFEFIKGAQLIIHNAAFDVGFINNEFALMGQRDRADITQHCTILDTLLMARERHPGQRNSLDALCKRYGVDNSGRELHGALLDSEILADVYLTMTGGQTSLSLAGNSSDGAGEGAGNQGSEIRRLPADRQLTPILRASESELAEHAARMEAIAKSAGGPPLWVQLQEAQAQA, from the coding sequence ATGGCACAGAGGTCTGTAGTACTCGATACCGAAACCACGGGTATGCCGGTCACCGATGGTCACCGGATCATCGAGATCGGCTGTGTCGAACTCATGGGCCGGCGTCTCACCGGTCGGCACTTCCATGTGTACCTGCAGCCGGACCGCGAGAGCGACGAGGGCGCCATCGGCGTTCACGGCATTACCAACGAGTTTCTGGTCGGCAAGCCACGCTTCGTTGAAGTCGCCGATGAATTTTTCGAGTTCATCAAGGGCGCGCAGCTGATCATCCACAACGCGGCGTTCGACGTTGGCTTCATCAACAACGAATTCGCCCTGATGGGGCAGCGCGACCGGGCCGACATCACCCAGCACTGCACGATTCTCGACACATTGCTGATGGCCCGCGAGCGGCACCCAGGGCAGCGCAACAGCCTCGATGCCTTGTGCAAGCGCTACGGCGTTGACAACTCCGGGCGTGAGCTGCACGGCGCATTGCTCGACTCCGAGATTCTCGCCGACGTCTACCTGACCATGACGGGCGGGCAAACCAGCCTGTCGCTGGCTGGCAACAGCAGCGACGGCGCGGGTGAAGGGGCGGGCAACCAGGGCAGCGAAATCCGTCGCCTGCCGGCCGATCGCCAACTGACGCCGATCCTGCGCGCCAGCGAAAGCGAACTGGCCGAGCATGCCGCGCGCATGGAAGCCATCGCCAAGTCCGCCGGCGGGCCACCGTTGTGGGTGCAGTTGCAGGAAGCCCAGGCGCAGGCCTGA
- a CDS encoding MFS transporter: MSTGFFAAAIFFSKVGVGLFFFINTWLVVYLTGDNSTAAISLMFAVIPCVLFSTLIGDMADRLSPLKLVLFSEISRIFILVVYAALCLFGKSTASLAYVTSFLMSICGEVQLVSWRVVICRYSQSSNNLRLNALVIVSGQAGVVVGAGLSGIVFLLLGAACTIFLSAGIFLLSLMFVFVLLRVLSFGGAEFDVDKVGLHEGGLWSLKSLFLGFDYAFRHPVLFLYYFLIALNVSVLYSVNALLAPFVKDVLQLDAGAYGKIDAAYSVGAILGGVLVFRVVRYFGSLTVLFAGLAILSFSLFVFSISDGGVMAFCSYLGVGVGCQTSVIGLSCAQKVTDPNMQGRVYAAFNMLMGCFGMLVFWVASRVGSEEGVRFFFEVQAFLYIVFILLIFFFERLRNSFAL, from the coding sequence ATGTCAACTGGCTTTTTTGCTGCAGCGATTTTCTTCTCAAAAGTTGGCGTTGGATTATTTTTTTTCATAAATACCTGGTTGGTCGTTTATCTTACAGGAGATAATTCTACTGCTGCTATAAGTTTGATGTTTGCAGTAATCCCGTGTGTGCTGTTTTCTACATTGATTGGTGATATGGCAGACCGTCTCTCACCTTTAAAGCTGGTTCTGTTTTCCGAGATATCCAGGATTTTTATTTTGGTTGTCTATGCCGCGCTGTGCCTTTTCGGTAAGTCAACTGCAAGCCTGGCTTATGTTACAAGTTTTCTTATGTCCATTTGTGGTGAAGTTCAGCTTGTATCTTGGCGAGTCGTGATATGTAGATATTCACAATCCTCGAATAATTTAAGACTTAATGCGCTTGTAATTGTTAGTGGGCAGGCAGGAGTTGTGGTAGGTGCCGGACTTTCAGGAATCGTTTTTTTATTGCTGGGCGCTGCGTGTACTATTTTTTTGTCTGCTGGTATTTTTTTATTATCGCTTATGTTTGTTTTTGTTCTGTTGCGGGTGTTGAGTTTTGGAGGCGCAGAGTTTGATGTTGATAAAGTGGGTTTGCATGAGGGAGGGCTGTGGAGTTTAAAATCTCTATTTTTGGGTTTTGATTACGCCTTTCGACATCCGGTACTGTTTCTTTATTATTTTTTGATTGCGTTGAATGTGAGCGTTTTATATTCGGTTAATGCTTTGCTTGCGCCATTTGTCAAGGATGTTTTGCAGCTTGATGCAGGTGCATATGGAAAAATTGATGCTGCATATTCGGTGGGCGCAATTTTAGGGGGGGTGCTTGTTTTTAGAGTTGTAAGATATTTTGGTTCGCTAACAGTTTTGTTTGCTGGGTTGGCTATTTTGTCATTCTCTTTGTTTGTGTTTTCAATCTCGGACGGCGGTGTTATGGCGTTTTGTTCATATTTGGGAGTTGGTGTTGGTTGTCAGACATCAGTCATAGGTTTGAGCTGTGCGCAAAAGGTAACTGATCCAAACATGCAGGGGAGGGTTTATGCTGCATTTAATATGTTAATGGGATGTTTTGGGATGTTGGTTTTTTGGGTGGCTTCCAGAGTCGGCAGTGAAGAGGGGGTGAGGTTTTTTTTTGAGGTGCAGGCTTTTCTATACATTGTGTTCATTCTGCTTATTTTCTTTTTTGAACGGTTGCGCAATTCCTTTGCTTTGTAG
- a CDS encoding GNAT family N-acetyltransferase yields the protein MKFIFSECEPKYSSYTFPYVVWAVPETGSEIPELYNRGFLPSQSARFYLARSARIVLSDFRLSYSNRRNLRKCQDVEVDFVQANSFELTPEVADMCLHCAELRYGKGVVDSSRLTRIFMPQNATGVMRFKRAGRVVGLVTINIAGKMAHYNFAFYDMSFPKKSLGTFMLTAIINYFHERNYTYVYMGTCYALRFMYKSHFEGFEFFSGAYWSSNVSELEYLLKQTVSGHLLESDEYLKKFHLDVFDVNAEGVGSRYRPA from the coding sequence ATGAAGTTTATTTTTTCGGAGTGCGAACCTAAATATTCGTCCTATACATTTCCTTATGTGGTCTGGGCGGTTCCTGAGACAGGATCAGAAATTCCAGAGCTTTATAATAGAGGGTTCTTGCCGTCGCAAAGTGCTAGGTTTTACTTGGCTCGCAGTGCTCGTATTGTCTTAAGTGACTTTAGGCTCTCTTATAGTAATCGAAGAAATCTTAGAAAATGTCAAGATGTCGAGGTTGACTTCGTACAGGCGAATTCATTTGAGCTTACTCCGGAGGTTGCAGATATGTGTTTGCATTGTGCGGAATTAAGGTACGGAAAAGGCGTTGTTGATTCGTCGCGATTGACGCGCATTTTTATGCCGCAAAATGCAACAGGTGTGATGAGATTTAAGAGAGCTGGCAGGGTTGTTGGTTTGGTTACCATAAACATAGCAGGTAAAATGGCTCACTATAATTTTGCATTTTATGACATGAGCTTCCCGAAAAAATCGTTAGGGACTTTCATGTTGACAGCCATAATTAATTATTTTCATGAACGGAATTACACGTACGTATATATGGGGACATGCTACGCTTTGAGGTTTATGTATAAGTCCCATTTCGAAGGTTTCGAATTTTTTTCTGGTGCTTATTGGTCTTCAAATGTAAGTGAGCTTGAATACCTTCTTAAACAAACAGTTTCGGGGCATTTGCTTGAGAGCGATGAGTATTTAAAAAAATTTCACCTCGATGTGTTCGATGTGAACGCCGAGGGGGTGGGTAGTCGCTATAGGCCGGCTTAG
- a CDS encoding bifunctional 2-polyprenyl-6-hydroxyphenol methylase/3-demethylubiquinol 3-O-methyltransferase UbiG gives MIENFDEQYLYFAEKYLTAERTRADCDLIENACGLRKGDRVLDVGCGHGRISNELASRGYKVIGIDINEFALEVAVKQARVLGLAVEYIKMDFFNIDKLEKFDCALSWYTSFGYSDDRACRGQLRSIYASLKKGGRFVLDHINRDRCLKSLPPASVHDRGDDFMIDFFNYDVEGGRLFVDRRYSKEGVVTSSPYSIRLLTYPELKDWMEYSGFKDVAGYDSNGMQYGLESSRMVVVGVK, from the coding sequence ATGATTGAAAATTTTGATGAGCAATATCTCTACTTTGCTGAAAAATATCTTACTGCTGAAAGAACCAGGGCTGATTGCGATCTGATCGAAAATGCATGTGGGCTTCGAAAAGGGGACCGTGTTTTGGATGTCGGATGTGGTCATGGGAGGATTTCAAATGAGTTAGCGTCTCGTGGTTATAAGGTAATAGGTATCGATATAAATGAGTTTGCGTTGGAGGTGGCGGTCAAGCAGGCACGCGTGCTTGGGCTGGCGGTGGAGTACATAAAAATGGATTTTTTCAACATTGATAAGTTGGAAAAATTTGATTGTGCTCTGAGTTGGTATACCTCTTTTGGATATTCGGATGATAGAGCATGTAGGGGGCAGTTGCGTAGCATTTATGCTTCCTTAAAGAAGGGGGGGCGATTTGTGCTGGATCACATAAATAGAGATCGTTGCTTGAAAAGCTTGCCGCCGGCAAGTGTTCATGATCGAGGTGATGATTTTATGATTGATTTTTTTAATTATGATGTGGAGGGTGGGAGGCTTTTTGTAGATAGGCGTTACAGTAAGGAGGGTGTCGTTACGAGCTCACCATATAGTATTAGGCTTTTGACTTATCCTGAGCTTAAAGATTGGATGGAGTACTCCGGGTTCAAAGATGTCGCGGGATATGATAGCAATGGAATGCAGTACGGTCTGGAAAGCAGCAGGATGGTGGTTGTTGGAGTAAAGTAA
- a CDS encoding alpha/beta fold hydrolase — MEKRTEQALLVIKEFGLHRKELNLIGFSMVAYNALHIATKLTVARLGLAIPAVYSSEAAKLNFDESFTVCIRKHKSWIDSECFNMVKAFPGKLLVISAEQDSIIPSGIPCRLTERAERCSSAEHHCIRNADHDLAKHFNKHPEARYSTLASILRWLE, encoded by the coding sequence TTGGAAAAGCGAACCGAGCAAGCGTTGCTGGTAATAAAGGAGTTCGGACTCCACAGAAAGGAGCTTAATTTAATTGGCTTTAGCATGGTCGCTTATAATGCATTGCATATAGCTACCAAACTGACAGTTGCGCGTTTAGGCTTGGCAATACCTGCAGTGTACTCAAGTGAAGCTGCGAAACTGAATTTTGATGAGTCGTTTACAGTATGTATTCGCAAGCACAAGAGTTGGATTGATAGTGAGTGTTTTAATATGGTGAAGGCGTTTCCTGGGAAGCTTTTGGTTATATCTGCTGAGCAGGACTCGATAATTCCATCTGGAATACCCTGTCGACTGACTGAGCGCGCGGAGCGCTGCTCAAGTGCAGAGCATCATTGTATTCGTAATGCCGATCATGATTTGGCTAAGCACTTCAATAAACATCCTGAGGCTAGGTACTCAACACTGGCTAGTATTCTGAGATGGTTGGAATGA
- a CDS encoding polyphenol oxidase family protein, which yields MQYHAQNLDSLGHVSHAFSRTGDPSLPTNLFCPAQENGVKVMEVTLEHKSGLVTADAIYTSTNRPIGIITADCIPLLIGACERQFVAAIHGGWKGLVSNIIGDSFRAFRQAGVSANELRIGLGPSIHSCCYEVSLSMIETLEAVHGHLWKGKSAPWSREQGHPSVRPQLATAKSTHNEAWLDLNRYCDYLLEAEGITKAQVCKIDICTYCSSQCFGSYRRRSHLCEPKKFQYSWIRANLQTAHSTRLPISGTQDQI from the coding sequence ATGCAATATCATGCTCAAAACCTGGACTCTCTAGGCCATGTATCACATGCATTTTCTAGAACTGGCGACCCGTCCTTACCCACTAACCTCTTCTGCCCCGCCCAAGAAAATGGAGTGAAGGTGATGGAGGTGACGCTTGAGCACAAATCCGGGTTGGTGACAGCTGACGCAATTTACACATCAACTAACCGACCTATAGGGATAATTACTGCGGATTGCATACCGCTTTTGATCGGCGCATGCGAGCGGCAGTTTGTCGCCGCTATACATGGTGGTTGGAAGGGGTTAGTTTCAAACATCATAGGAGATTCGTTTCGAGCGTTTCGACAGGCGGGGGTCTCAGCTAACGAACTACGCATTGGACTTGGGCCTTCTATCCATTCTTGTTGTTATGAAGTCAGCTTATCCATGATCGAGACATTAGAGGCAGTTCATGGACACCTGTGGAAAGGCAAATCAGCTCCTTGGTCTCGAGAGCAAGGTCATCCATCAGTCAGACCACAATTAGCGACCGCGAAAAGTACTCACAACGAGGCTTGGCTTGACCTCAATAGGTATTGCGATTACTTACTGGAAGCAGAAGGAATTACTAAAGCACAGGTATGTAAAATTGATATTTGCACTTACTGCTCAAGCCAATGTTTCGGAAGCTACAGGAGGCGATCACATCTTTGTGAGCCGAAAAAATTTCAGTACTCCTGGATTCGAGCAAACCTGCAAACAGCCCACTCAACCAGGCTACCAATCTCTGGCACTCAAGATCAAATATAG